A window from uncultured Desulfobacter sp. encodes these proteins:
- a CDS encoding inositol monophosphatase family protein, whose amino-acid sequence MTAHDLEFKSAKDIVTQTDKTVEAFLVKAILERYPDHGVLGEEYGAVQAKSQFRWIIDPIDGTTSFVHRLPFYSISIALEKAGELVLGVVYAPATDQLFYAQKGSGAFMNDTPIHVSDTQTLDTAVMATGFACLRAGLETNNLPIFNEIVPKLRDVRRFGSAALDLCYTALGCLDGFWEMQLNIYDIAAGTVILREAGGAVTDFTGGGQFPQKGVAATNKRLHYELIRILTKFCVL is encoded by the coding sequence TTGACTGCCCATGACCTTGAATTCAAATCAGCAAAGGATATTGTCACCCAAACCGATAAAACCGTTGAAGCGTTTCTGGTCAAGGCCATCCTTGAACGCTATCCGGACCACGGTGTACTCGGAGAAGAGTATGGGGCTGTTCAGGCAAAAAGCCAATTCAGGTGGATTATTGACCCCATTGACGGCACCACATCGTTTGTCCACCGTCTGCCCTTTTACAGCATCAGCATAGCCCTTGAAAAAGCGGGCGAGTTGGTGCTGGGTGTGGTCTATGCCCCGGCAACAGATCAGCTGTTTTATGCCCAAAAAGGCAGCGGCGCCTTCATGAATGACACCCCAATCCATGTCTCTGATACCCAAACACTTGACACTGCGGTCATGGCAACGGGGTTTGCCTGCCTGAGGGCCGGCCTTGAAACCAATAATCTGCCTATTTTCAATGAGATTGTGCCAAAACTGCGGGACGTCCGTCGTTTTGGGTCGGCAGCGCTGGATCTTTGCTACACGGCCTTGGGCTGCCTGGACGGATTCTGGGAAATGCAGCTCAATATCTATGATATTGCCGCAGGAACGGTTATTTTAAGGGAAGCAGGCGGTGCGGTCACGGATTTTACAGGCGGCGGGCAGTTTCCCCAAAAAGGCGTTGCTGCCACAAACAAGCGCCTACACTATGAACTGATTCGGATTCTGACAAAATTTTGCGTTTTATAA